A single Xiphias gladius isolate SHS-SW01 ecotype Sanya breed wild chromosome 18, ASM1685928v1, whole genome shotgun sequence DNA region contains:
- the clcn6 gene encoding chloride transport protein 6 isoform X1, producing the protein MACCGNCFCCQCCCREGETRTPEELTILGQIRDEEDEILPRKDYESLDYDRCINEPYVDVLEGMDNRKAKKYEAVRWMMVFTIGVTVGLVGLFVDFFVRLFTKIKFTLVGDSVEKCSDKGCLPLSLLELLAFNMTFVFIASVLVLIEPVATGSGIPEIKSYLNGVKIPGIVRLRTFLCKAAGVLFSVAGGLFVGKEGPMIHSGAIVGAGLPQFQSITFKRIKLDIPYFRSDRDKRDFVSAGAAAGVAAAFGAPIGGTLFSLEEGSSFWNQALTWKVLFCSMSATFTLNFFRSGINFNKWGSFQLPGLLNFGEFKCPDGDKNCHLWTAVDLAFFVLMGVVGGLLGALFNCMNKCLAKYRIRHIHPKAKFIRVLESLLVSMVTTVVIFAASMLLGECRDLSSPTTHNTTLSGSEDINSTIRQFFCNNKTYNDMATLFFNPQEAAIHQLFHQDGTFSPVTLTVFFLLYFLLACWTYGVSVPSGLFVPTLLCGAAFGRLVANILKVKLGMDIYSGTFALIGAAAFLGGVVRMTISLTVILIESTNEITYGLPIMITLMVAKWTGDFFNKGIYDIHIQLRGVPLLEWETEVEMDKLTASDIMEPNLTYVYPHTRVQSLVSILRTTVYHAFPVVTENRQNERDFMKGNILVSNNIRFKKSSVVSRAGEQRRRCQSMKSYPSSELRNVCDEQNAGVEPAEEGEDLLQQMLERRHAPYPNLYPDQSPSEEWTMEERFRPLTFHGLILRSQLVNLLIRGVCYAENQSSATQPRLSYAELTEDYPRYPDIHDLDLALLNPRMIVDVTPYMNPCPYTVSPNTRISQVFNLFRTMGLRHLPVVNAVGEIVGIITRHNLTHEFLVAKLRQHYITV; encoded by the exons ATGGCGTGTTGTGGAAACTGTTTTTGTTGCCAATGTTGctgcagagaaggagagacacGGACACCAGAAGAACTG ACAATCCTTGGGCAAATCCGAGATGAAGAAGATGAGATTCTACCCAGGAAAGACTATGAG AGCTTGGATTATGACCGCTGCATCAATGAGCCCTATGTGGATGTTCTGGAGGGGATGGACAACAGG AAAGCTAAAAAATATGAAGCAGTACGGTGGATGATGGTGTTCACTATTGGAGTCACAGTGGGTCTG GTGGGTCTGTTTGTGGATTTCTTTGTACGCCTCTTCACCAAAATCAAATTTACTCTGGTCGGTGATT CTGTAGAGAAGTGCAGTGACAAAggctgtcttcctctctctctgcttgagCTCCTGGCATTCAATATGACCTTTGTCTTCATTGCCAGTGTGCTCGTCCTCATTGAG CCAGTAGCTACAGGTTCGGGGATCCCAGAAATTAAAAGTTACTTGAATGGTGTGAAAATTCCTGGAATTGTCCGGCTGCGAACTTTTCTGTGCAAGGCTGCTGGAGTTCTGTTCAGTGTGGCTGGAG GTCTGTTTGTGGGCAAAGAAGGTCCGATGATACACAGTGGAGCCATTGTTGGAGCTGGCCTTCCTCAG tTTCAGAGTATCACTTTCAAGAGGATCAAATTAGATATTCCCTATTTCCGCAGTGACAG GGACAAGCGGGACTTTGTGTCAGcgggtgctgctgctggagtaGCTGCTGCCTTTGGTGCTCCTATAGGTGGCACCCTCTTCAGTCTGGAGGAGGGCTCCTCTTTTTGGAACCAGGCCCTCACTTGGAAAGTG CTCTTCTGTTCTATGTCAGCTACTTTCACCCTCAACTTCTTCCGTTCAGGGATCAACTTCAACAAGTGGGGCTCCTTCCAGCTGCCTGGTCTGCTCAACTTTGGAGAGTTCaag TGTCCAGATGGAGATAAGAACTGCCACCTGTGGACAGCTGTGGACCTTGCCTTCTTTGTCCTGATGGGGGTGGTGGGCGGCCTGCTGGGGGCACTCTTCAACTGCATGAACAAGTGCCTGGCCAAGTATCGAATCAGACACATCCACCCAAAGGCGAAGTTTATCAG AGTTTTAGAGAGTCTtctggtttccatggtgacaaCAGTTGTGATATTTGCAGCTTCCATGCTGTTGGGCGAATGTCGTGACCTTTCCTCCCCCACAACTCATAACACCACA CTGTCTGGCAGTGAGGACATCAATTCGACCATCCGCCAGTTCTTCTGCAACAACAAGACCTACAATGACATGGCCACGTTGTTCTTCAACCCACAGGAGGCTGCCATCCACCAGCTCTTCCACCAGGATG GTACCTTCAGCCCTGTGACTCTGACAGTGTTCTTCCTGCTGTACttcctgttggcctgttggaCCTATGGTGTGTCTGTACCCAGCGGTCTCTTTGTCCCCACATTGCTCTGTGGGGCAGCTTTTGGACGTCTGGTTGCCAACATCCTCAAAGT GAAACTAGGAATGGACATCTACTCAGGGACCTTTGCTCTCATTGGAGCCGCCGCCTTCCTCGGAGGAGTGGTCAGAATGACCATCAGTCTGACTGTCATCCTCATTGAATCCACCAATGAAATCACATACGGGCTGCCCATCATGATCACTCTAATG GTTGCCAAGTGGACTGGAGATTTCTTCAACAAGGGCATCTATGATATCCACATCCAGCTAAGAGGAGTGCCACTGCTGGAGTGGGAAACTGAGGTTGAGATGGACAA GCTGACAGCCAGTGATATCATGGAGCCCAACTTGACCTACGTTTACCCCCACACCCGTGTCCAGTCTCTAGTCAGCATCCTGCGCACCACTGTCTACCACGCCTTTCCTGTGGTCACTGAAAACCGACAGAATGAGCGGGACTTCATGAAGGGCAACATCTTGGTTAGCAACAACATCCGCTTCAAG AAATCCAGTGTTGTGTCCCGTGCGGGGGAACAGCGGCGGCGCTGCCAGTCCATGAAGTCATACCCATCCAGTGAGCTGAGGAATGTTTGTGACGAACAGAATGCAGGGGTAGAGCctgcagaggagggagaggaccTTCTGCAGCAAATGTTAGAGAGGAG GCATGCTCCCTACCCCAACCTGTACCCAGATCAGTCTCCCAGTGAGGAGTGGACCATGGAGGAGCGCTTCAGACCACTCACCTTCCACGGCCTAATCCTGCGCTCTCAGCTGGTCAACCTGCTCATCAGAGGGGTCTGCTATGCTGAGAAccaatca AGTGCCACTCAGCCCAGGTTGTCTTATGCAGAGCTGACTGAAGATTACCCACGTTATCCTGACATCCATGACTTGGACCTTGCCCTGCTCAACCCCCGCATGATAGTG GATGTCACCCCCTACATGAACCCATGTCCCTACACAGTGTCACCCAACACCCGCATATCCCAGGTGTTCAACCTGTTCAGGACCATGGGCCTGCGACACTTACCAGTGGTCAATGCTGTTGGAGAA ATTGTTGGAATAATCACAAGACATAATTTAACCCACGAGTTCCTTGTGGCCAAACTGCGACAGCACTACATCACTGTTTGA
- the clcn6 gene encoding chloride transport protein 6 isoform X2, giving the protein MACCGNCFCCQCCCREGETRTPEELTILGQIRDEEDEILPRKDYESLDYDRCINEPYVDVLEGMDNRKAKKYEAVRWMMVFTIGVTVGLVGLFVDFFVRLFTKIKFTLVGDSVEKCSDKGCLPLSLLELLAFNMTFVFIASVLVLIEPVATGSGIPEIKSYLNGVKIPGIVRLRTFLCKAAGVLFSVAGGLFVGKEGPMIHSGAIVGAGLPQFQSITFKRIKLDIPYFRSDRDKRDFVSAGAAAGVAAAFGAPIGGTLFSLEEGSSFWNQALTWKVLFCSMSATFTLNFFRSGINFNKWGSFQLPGLLNFGEFKCPDGDKNCHLWTAVDLAFFVLMGVVGGLLGALFNCMNKCLAKYRIRHIHPKAKFIRVLESLLVSMVTTVVIFAASMLLGECRDLSSPTTHNTTLSGSEDINSTIRQFFCNNKTYNDMATLFFNPQEAAIHQLFHQDGTFSPVTLTVFFLLYFLLACWTYGVSVPSGLFVPTLLCGAAFGRLVANILKVKLGMDIYSGTFALIGAAAFLGGVVRMTISLTVILIESTNEITYGLPIMITLMVAKWTGDFFNKGIYDIHIQLRGVPLLEWETEVEMDKLTASDIMEPNLTYVYPHTRVQSLVSILRTTVYHAFPVVTENRQNERDFMKGNILVSNNIRFKKSSVVSRAGEQRRRCQSMKSYPSSELRNVCDEQNAGVEPAEEGEDLLQQMLERRHAPYPNLYPDQSPSEEWTMEERFRPLTFHGLILRSQLVNLLIRGVCYAENQSSATQPRLSYAELTEDYPRYPDIHDLDLALLNPRMIVV; this is encoded by the exons ATGGCGTGTTGTGGAAACTGTTTTTGTTGCCAATGTTGctgcagagaaggagagacacGGACACCAGAAGAACTG ACAATCCTTGGGCAAATCCGAGATGAAGAAGATGAGATTCTACCCAGGAAAGACTATGAG AGCTTGGATTATGACCGCTGCATCAATGAGCCCTATGTGGATGTTCTGGAGGGGATGGACAACAGG AAAGCTAAAAAATATGAAGCAGTACGGTGGATGATGGTGTTCACTATTGGAGTCACAGTGGGTCTG GTGGGTCTGTTTGTGGATTTCTTTGTACGCCTCTTCACCAAAATCAAATTTACTCTGGTCGGTGATT CTGTAGAGAAGTGCAGTGACAAAggctgtcttcctctctctctgcttgagCTCCTGGCATTCAATATGACCTTTGTCTTCATTGCCAGTGTGCTCGTCCTCATTGAG CCAGTAGCTACAGGTTCGGGGATCCCAGAAATTAAAAGTTACTTGAATGGTGTGAAAATTCCTGGAATTGTCCGGCTGCGAACTTTTCTGTGCAAGGCTGCTGGAGTTCTGTTCAGTGTGGCTGGAG GTCTGTTTGTGGGCAAAGAAGGTCCGATGATACACAGTGGAGCCATTGTTGGAGCTGGCCTTCCTCAG tTTCAGAGTATCACTTTCAAGAGGATCAAATTAGATATTCCCTATTTCCGCAGTGACAG GGACAAGCGGGACTTTGTGTCAGcgggtgctgctgctggagtaGCTGCTGCCTTTGGTGCTCCTATAGGTGGCACCCTCTTCAGTCTGGAGGAGGGCTCCTCTTTTTGGAACCAGGCCCTCACTTGGAAAGTG CTCTTCTGTTCTATGTCAGCTACTTTCACCCTCAACTTCTTCCGTTCAGGGATCAACTTCAACAAGTGGGGCTCCTTCCAGCTGCCTGGTCTGCTCAACTTTGGAGAGTTCaag TGTCCAGATGGAGATAAGAACTGCCACCTGTGGACAGCTGTGGACCTTGCCTTCTTTGTCCTGATGGGGGTGGTGGGCGGCCTGCTGGGGGCACTCTTCAACTGCATGAACAAGTGCCTGGCCAAGTATCGAATCAGACACATCCACCCAAAGGCGAAGTTTATCAG AGTTTTAGAGAGTCTtctggtttccatggtgacaaCAGTTGTGATATTTGCAGCTTCCATGCTGTTGGGCGAATGTCGTGACCTTTCCTCCCCCACAACTCATAACACCACA CTGTCTGGCAGTGAGGACATCAATTCGACCATCCGCCAGTTCTTCTGCAACAACAAGACCTACAATGACATGGCCACGTTGTTCTTCAACCCACAGGAGGCTGCCATCCACCAGCTCTTCCACCAGGATG GTACCTTCAGCCCTGTGACTCTGACAGTGTTCTTCCTGCTGTACttcctgttggcctgttggaCCTATGGTGTGTCTGTACCCAGCGGTCTCTTTGTCCCCACATTGCTCTGTGGGGCAGCTTTTGGACGTCTGGTTGCCAACATCCTCAAAGT GAAACTAGGAATGGACATCTACTCAGGGACCTTTGCTCTCATTGGAGCCGCCGCCTTCCTCGGAGGAGTGGTCAGAATGACCATCAGTCTGACTGTCATCCTCATTGAATCCACCAATGAAATCACATACGGGCTGCCCATCATGATCACTCTAATG GTTGCCAAGTGGACTGGAGATTTCTTCAACAAGGGCATCTATGATATCCACATCCAGCTAAGAGGAGTGCCACTGCTGGAGTGGGAAACTGAGGTTGAGATGGACAA GCTGACAGCCAGTGATATCATGGAGCCCAACTTGACCTACGTTTACCCCCACACCCGTGTCCAGTCTCTAGTCAGCATCCTGCGCACCACTGTCTACCACGCCTTTCCTGTGGTCACTGAAAACCGACAGAATGAGCGGGACTTCATGAAGGGCAACATCTTGGTTAGCAACAACATCCGCTTCAAG AAATCCAGTGTTGTGTCCCGTGCGGGGGAACAGCGGCGGCGCTGCCAGTCCATGAAGTCATACCCATCCAGTGAGCTGAGGAATGTTTGTGACGAACAGAATGCAGGGGTAGAGCctgcagaggagggagaggaccTTCTGCAGCAAATGTTAGAGAGGAG GCATGCTCCCTACCCCAACCTGTACCCAGATCAGTCTCCCAGTGAGGAGTGGACCATGGAGGAGCGCTTCAGACCACTCACCTTCCACGGCCTAATCCTGCGCTCTCAGCTGGTCAACCTGCTCATCAGAGGGGTCTGCTATGCTGAGAAccaatca AGTGCCACTCAGCCCAGGTTGTCTTATGCAGAGCTGACTGAAGATTACCCACGTTATCCTGACATCCATGACTTGGACCTTGCCCTGCTCAACCCCCGCATGATAGTGGTATGA